Proteins from a genomic interval of Sphingobacterium lactis:
- the fusA gene encoding elongation factor G, protein MAKDLKLVRNIGIAAHIDAGKTTTTERILFYSGVNHKLGETHEGSATTDWMAQEQERGITITSAAVTVFWNYRNKKYQVNVIDTPGHVDFTVEVNRSLRVLDGLVFLFSAVDGVEPQSETNWRLADGYKVPRIGFVNKMDRSGADFLKVVKQVKDMLGSEAVALQLPIGAEDDFKGVVDLINNRGIVWNDADKGMTFTEVPIPEDMLDEVAEYREKLLEAVAGYDESLMEKFFEDPDSLTEREILDALRKAVLDNAIVPMVCGSSFKNKGVQTMLDFVMELLPSPLDQEAVKGTDPRNGEEISRKPSEAEPFAALGFKIATDPFVGRLCFTRVYSGVLEAGSYILNTRSGNKERISRIFQMHANKQNPIERIGAGDIGAVVGFKDIKTGDTLCDEKNPIVLESMVFPEPVIGLAIEPKTQADVDKLGIGLGKLAEEDPTFVVKTDPDTGQTVISGMGELHLDILIDRLRREFKVEVNQGAPQVAYKESINGTTEHREVYKKQSGGRGKFADIKVVVSPADEDWDVVKNPLQFVNEIVGGSIPKEYIPSVQKGFEVSMNNGVLAGYQLSGMKVRLIDGSFHAVDSDSLSFELAAKMAYRAALPKCSPVLMEPIMKVEVLTPEENMGDVMGDLNRRRGQMQGLDSRNGAQVIKALVPLSEMFGYVTQLRTITSGRATSTMEFDHYAEAPRNVQEDVIAKSKGKVKGIEE, encoded by the coding sequence ATGGCAAAAGATTTAAAATTAGTAAGAAATATTGGTATCGCTGCACACATCGATGCTGGTAAAACAACGACTACAGAGCGTATTCTTTTCTACTCGGGTGTAAACCACAAGTTAGGTGAAACGCACGAAGGTTCAGCGACTACAGACTGGATGGCACAAGAGCAAGAGCGTGGTATCACGATTACCTCTGCTGCTGTAACTGTATTCTGGAACTACCGTAACAAGAAATACCAAGTAAACGTAATTGATACTCCAGGTCACGTGGACTTTACTGTAGAGGTAAACCGTTCCCTACGTGTATTGGATGGTCTAGTATTCTTATTCTCGGCGGTTGATGGTGTTGAGCCTCAGTCCGAGACTAACTGGCGTTTAGCTGATGGATACAAAGTTCCTCGTATCGGTTTCGTGAATAAAATGGACCGTTCTGGTGCTGACTTCTTGAAAGTTGTTAAGCAAGTAAAAGATATGTTAGGTTCTGAGGCCGTAGCGCTTCAATTGCCTATCGGTGCTGAAGATGATTTCAAAGGTGTAGTTGACTTGATCAACAACCGTGGTATCGTTTGGAACGACGCAGATAAAGGAATGACCTTTACTGAAGTGCCTATCCCTGAGGATATGCTTGACGAAGTTGCTGAATACCGTGAGAAATTATTGGAAGCAGTAGCTGGTTATGATGAGTCTTTGATGGAGAAATTCTTCGAAGATCCAGATTCATTGACTGAGCGCGAAATCCTTGACGCATTGCGTAAAGCAGTATTGGACAACGCTATCGTTCCTATGGTTTGTGGTTCATCTTTCAAAAACAAAGGTGTTCAGACAATGCTTGACTTCGTAATGGAGTTATTGCCTTCTCCATTGGATCAAGAAGCGGTAAAAGGTACTGACCCACGTAACGGTGAAGAGATCTCTCGTAAACCATCTGAAGCAGAGCCTTTCGCAGCTTTAGGTTTCAAAATCGCTACTGACCCATTCGTAGGTCGTTTGTGTTTCACTCGTGTATACTCAGGTGTACTAGAAGCTGGTTCTTACATCTTGAACACACGTTCAGGAAACAAAGAGCGTATCTCTCGTATCTTCCAGATGCACGCAAACAAACAAAACCCAATCGAGCGTATCGGAGCAGGTGACATCGGTGCTGTCGTTGGTTTCAAGGACATCAAAACTGGTGATACCCTTTGTGATGAGAAAAACCCTATCGTTCTTGAGTCTATGGTATTCCCTGAGCCGGTTATCGGTTTGGCGATCGAGCCTAAAACTCAGGCTGACGTTGATAAATTAGGTATCGGTCTTGGTAAATTAGCTGAGGAAGATCCTACATTCGTAGTGAAAACTGATCCTGATACAGGTCAAACTGTAATCTCTGGTATGGGTGAGCTTCACTTGGATATCTTGATCGACCGTTTGAGACGTGAGTTCAAAGTTGAAGTGAACCAAGGTGCTCCTCAAGTAGCTTACAAAGAGTCCATCAACGGTACGACTGAGCACCGTGAAGTGTACAAGAAACAATCAGGTGGTCGTGGTAAATTCGCGGATATCAAAGTTGTTGTTTCTCCAGCAGATGAGGATTGGGATGTAGTTAAAAACCCACTTCAATTCGTAAATGAAATCGTTGGTGGATCTATTCCTAAGGAATACATTCCTTCGGTTCAAAAAGGATTTGAAGTTTCCATGAACAATGGTGTACTTGCCGGTTACCAATTGTCAGGTATGAAAGTTCGTTTGATTGATGGTTCATTCCACGCAGTCGATTCAGACTCTCTATCTTTCGAATTAGCTGCTAAGATGGCTTACCGTGCTGCTCTTCCTAAATGTTCTCCAGTATTGATGGAGCCAATCATGAAGGTTGAAGTATTGACACCAGAAGAAAACATGGGTGATGTAATGGGTGACTTGAACCGTCGTCGTGGCCAAATGCAAGGTTTGGATTCCCGTAACGGTGCGCAAGTAATCAAAGCATTGGTACCTCTTTCCGAGATGTTCGGCTATGTTACGCAATTGCGTACGATCACTTCAGGACGTGCAACTTCTACAATGGAGTTCGACCACTACGCTGAAGCACCTCGTAACGTTCAAGAAGACGTAATCGCGAAATCTAAAGGAAAAGTTAAAGGTATCGAAGAATAA
- the rpsJ gene encoding 30S ribosomal protein S10, producing the protein MSQRIRIKLKSYDYNLVDKSAEKIVKTVKPTGAVVSGPIPLPTEKKIYTVLRSPHVNKKAREQFQLCSYKRLLDIYSSNSKTVDALMKLELPSGVEVEIKV; encoded by the coding sequence ATGAGCCAAAGAATCAGAATCAAATTGAAATCTTACGATTACAATTTAGTTGACAAATCAGCTGAGAAAATCGTAAAAACGGTAAAACCTACAGGTGCAGTTGTTAGTGGTCCTATCCCATTGCCTACTGAGAAAAAAATCTATACGGTTCTACGTTCACCACACGTTAACAAAAAAGCACGTGAGCAGTTCCAATTATGTTCTTACAAGAGATTGTTAGACATCTACTCGTCAAACTCTAAAACAGTAGACGCGTTGATGAAATTAGAACTTCCTTCAGGTGTTGAAGTTGAAATCAAAGTGTGA